The proteins below are encoded in one region of Microbacterium pygmaeum:
- the hpt gene encoding hypoxanthine phosphoribosyltransferase → MRAAEIQSDLTTVLVTEEEILAKLEEIAAQVAVDYAGKDLLLVGVLKGAVMVMADFSRALPSSVPMDWMAVSSYGAGTKSSGVVQIRKDLDTDLHDKHVLIVEDIIDSGLTLSWLLENFASRGALSIEVFALLRKPDAAKVQVDCRYVGFDIPNEFVVGYGLDYADEYRNLRDVAVLAPHVYS, encoded by the coding sequence ATGCGCGCCGCCGAGATCCAGAGCGATCTGACCACCGTCCTCGTGACCGAGGAGGAGATCCTCGCCAAGCTCGAGGAGATCGCCGCGCAGGTCGCCGTCGACTATGCCGGCAAGGACCTGCTTCTGGTCGGGGTCCTCAAGGGCGCCGTGATGGTGATGGCGGACTTTTCGCGGGCGCTTCCGAGCAGTGTGCCGATGGACTGGATGGCCGTCTCCTCGTACGGGGCCGGCACGAAGTCCAGCGGCGTGGTCCAGATCCGCAAGGACCTCGACACCGACCTGCACGACAAGCATGTGCTGATCGTCGAGGACATCATCGACTCCGGACTCACCCTCAGCTGGCTGCTGGAGAATTTCGCGTCGCGCGGTGCGCTCTCGATCGAGGTGTTCGCACTGCTTCGCAAGCCGGATGCCGCGAAGGTGCAGGTCGACTGCAGATACGTCGGGTTCGACATCCCGAACGAATTCGTGGTCGGCTACGGCCTGGACTACGCCGACGAGTACCGCAATCTGCGCGACGTCGCAGTGCTGGCGCCGCACGTCTACAGCTGA